AACCGCTCGCTGGACTTCAAGGAGTTCATGAAGGGGTTAAACGACTACGGGGTCTTGATGGAGAAGGACGAGGCCACAGCTCTGTTTCAGCAATTTGACCGTGACGGCAGCGGGACCATCGACTTCGACGAGTTCCTCGTCACTCTCAGGGTAAATCAGACCAACGATGAGAGCATGAGATGAGATCGCCTCCTATCAGTCAGCCAGAACTAAAAAATACCCCCAAAGCCCTCCTTCCATACGTTTTTAATAACTGTGGTTTCAGTGCTCGTGTTTCAAGGTGAACAGCTGCTCTGAATAAAAAATAGTTGTGAAGGCCCCTAAATGGCATGGATGTTTTAATCTGCAGTCAGCGATCGTCTGTTTCAAACTACTGAATGATGTGTCATAAGCTGGACTGAACTGAATCTTCACTCCTTTAACTTCCCCTTCTGTTAACTGCAGCCGCCAATGTCCAAGGCCCGGAAGGAGGTGGTCATGCAGGCGTTTCGGAAGCTGGATAAAACGGGTGACGGGGTGATCACCATCGAAGACCTGCGGGGTGTTTACAACGCCAAGTACCACCCCAAGTACCAGAACGGAGAGTGGACGGAGGACCAGGTCTTCAGGACATTCCTGGATAGCTTTGACTCTCCGTATGACAAAGATGGAAAGGTAACGAGCTTCTGACAGGAATGCCAGACAGGCGGTGTCTGTGTGGGTGGAGGTCAGTGACTGTGGCCCACAGACCAGTAGCTCCTGCACTGAAACAGACTTTAGGTGTGCACTTTCCTCAGCGTTGATGAAACTGTATGCTCCTCTCTGAAGGTGACCCAGGAGGAGTTTATGAATTATTACGCTGGTGTGAGCGCCTCCATCGATACAGACGTCTACTTTATTGTGATGATGAGAAATGCCTGGAAACTCTGAATTAGCGGCGTTCTGGTAATCGAGCTCCGTGGTTTTTGGGTGGTGGTAGGAGGGCGGCGAGTATTTCCATTTTGAGGTGTTTTCCATTGTAGAAAAGCTGTGATTAAATTTCCTCCCTGGGGAATCTGGTAATGTTCTGCAGGGTATGTTGTATGGTTTTACTTGTAAATGTGTTCCAATGAGATGGACTCAAAGAACCAGACAAcatacaaactcagcagtgaaATCGTTCATTTAGCGTGTTAGTCCACGCACTGCAGGCTGCTTCACTCTGGCTTCTTACTGTGGTTCAACCTAACCAATcagctttttctctttcactttCTGGATGTAAACAAACTGCTGTGTAAACAAACACAGCCGCGCTGTTTCCATGCAGATATGAAACTCGCGCAGAGGTGATCAGTTCTCATCATTTCCTGctccacatttttattcttgCACTCTCCCAGAGCAGCTGTGCATGATTCACACTTCAAAATCATCCTTCTTTATCTTATACTGCGCCTTAATGCAGCCTGCAGTTCAACCTCTGTTTGAAACAAGCTGCTTTATCTCCTCCTACTTTTAaatcagctttcttctgattggatgATTTGTGAAGTCTGCCTTGGTTCAGCACCCAGTGCTCATGAGCTGTAATATTTACAAAGATCTTTTGGCTCATAGGGAGTATTTTTACATATCATTACctttatattttaaactttAGCATGAGCATCTGACACCATAATATCATGCACAGGTtggaaaat
This Astatotilapia calliptera chromosome 7, fAstCal1.2, whole genome shotgun sequence DNA region includes the following protein-coding sequences:
- the capslb gene encoding calcyphosine-like b isoform X2, translating into MDQQVSMVTEYRLGRGRPGESKNLKVKVLKLLSRTPLCAYTDPPPLGLRVYLFSLTKLQTVDTQQDRMAGTSRHDREMAMNAKRQLSECSDPIERLRLQCLTRGSSGIKGLGRTFRVMDDNNNRSLDFKEFMKGLNDYGVLMEKDEATALFQQFDRDGSGTIDFDEFLVTLRPPMSKARKEVVMQAFRKLDKTGDGVITIEDLRGVYNAKYHPKYQNGEWTEDQVFRTFLDSFDSPYDKDGKVTQEEFMNYYAGVSASIDTDVYFIVMMRNAWKL